From Triticum aestivum cultivar Chinese Spring chromosome 4A, IWGSC CS RefSeq v2.1, whole genome shotgun sequence, a single genomic window includes:
- the LOC123087715 gene encoding uncharacterized protein yields the protein MASGIMFRRLSKTLTMSPATALASGMTSQHHQLQQRAPVSGTSKGKAKLKAGMPLRRSVIAKKGGAPATAGSGGAGRGRREAMERITQIAESCLKSSTPLRHLSPKERLREAKREELGLISKERQRELDAAKAKAKAKSKGASGGDGDRVLMGPPGLDYISLGLVDEETIPEYELTVEDGRRLAKEYSRVLIRRHRARQTAESTLLRLKKEAIAALPEKLRAAAMVPDMTPFPANRYMATLTPPIEGYIEKVRDAAKKYSVKEKLR from the coding sequence ATGGCCTCAGGCATCATGTTCCGACGTCTTTCCAAGACACTCACCATGAGCCCAGCAACAGCACTGGCATCTGGTATGACCAGCCAGCACCACCAGCTTCAGCAGCGTGCACCGGTGAGTGGCACGTCCAAGGGCAAGGCGAAGCTCAAAGCTGGGATGCCTCTGAGGCGTAGCGTCATAGCCAagaaggggggcgcgcctgccactGCTGGGAGCGGCGGCGCTGGCCGTGGTCGCCGTGAAGCCATGGAGCGTATTACTCAGATTGCAGAGTCTTGTCTGAAGTCCTCCACTCCTCTACGGCACCTGTCCCCCAAGGAGCGTCTCCGCGAGGCAAAGCGTGAGGAGCTTGGGCTCATCTCCAAGGAACGGCAACGTGAGCTTGACGCTGCCAAGGCTAAAGCTAAAGCTAAATCCAAGGGTGCCAGTGGAGGTGATGGTGACCGTGTTCTGATGGGTCCGCCGGGCCTTGACTATATCAGTCTTGGTCTGGTGGATGAGGAGACTATCCCTGAGTATGAGCTGACAGTTGAAGATGGCCGGCGTCTTGCCAAGGAATACAGCCGTGTGCTAATACGACGACACCGTGCACGTCAAACTGCAGAGTCAACGCTCTTGAGGCTCAAGAAGGAGGCCATTGCTGCACTCCCTGAGAAGCTGCGGGCTGCTGCTATGGTTCCTGACATGACCCCGTTCCCTGCAAACCGGTACATGGCAACACTCACGCCACCGATTGAAGGGTATATTGAAAAGGTGCGAGATGCTGCCAAGAAGTATTCAGTGAAGGAGAAACTTCGCTGA